A single region of the Streptomyces vilmorinianum genome encodes:
- a CDS encoding helix-hairpin-helix domain-containing protein, translating to MEHPVTERDPSRDEPAEAVDGTAATPGPTQAPPADGDGSSTGVGDPDAGLGSEAAGPSPDSEDAESRPGAAEDDSAGAGGDTAADGSAEAAEAAALSEAQAELAAQRELRARIEQRKAEKEGPVEAGAKLSGTAADLLAAVRAVESGTTSGSAFFEAPEPAPRRPEPTAAASSAAGAGAGAGAGAGAGAAQIATAPATTVRPAVKGPSAAPETLAAVREVLARGGAPESLTRQVATVLGEGAAEALREDPWRLLSVPGVQPEHADGFARALLGAECGPGDPRRAVALVAWLLERAALKGHTALEDTDVRAGLAKLSVPDPDEAVREAVSEGAVLVFQEEEPGDEGVEEPEEGVEGEGGETAVPEGPGVPVLLGLDRYALAEESLADGLARLVKTVTPETWEGPELVRAAGANGLVLHTGGEAARSEPVALAAAARERGLRVALAVHSENGVRRLGAPALTVAALLSGAAGPGRDEEGALALDVLVVLDAPQLDVESAAMLVESLPDGCRLVLSGDPGVLGSAGAGRVFADVLAARVCPQIASRVPDPGPIGELVSGIGIGELNQVDAPGKEVVIVPVRDAGEAVHRTVQLVADSVPRAIGVPAEQTQVITVGHGGSAGTRALNAALKQRLNPGPGRFGGFDPGDRVAYVPAPGRTVTGTVVSADAEGLWLECAGEKLVVPKERVESALRHGWALTAHQAAGMRWPAAVVVLPGDAAQGLSRAWVYTAFGRGERHLSVVHGVDQALPRAVAEGASQDRTTRLRPLLETLLAASED from the coding sequence CTGGAGCACCCTGTGACCGAGCGAGACCCCTCGCGGGACGAGCCCGCCGAGGCCGTCGACGGCACCGCCGCCACCCCGGGGCCCACGCAGGCCCCGCCGGCGGACGGAGACGGGTCGTCGACGGGCGTGGGCGACCCGGACGCGGGGCTCGGTTCGGAGGCTGCCGGGCCGTCGCCCGACAGCGAGGACGCCGAGTCCCGGCCCGGCGCGGCCGAAGACGACTCCGCCGGTGCCGGCGGCGATACGGCGGCGGACGGGAGCGCCGAGGCCGCCGAGGCCGCCGCGCTCTCCGAGGCACAGGCGGAGCTGGCCGCGCAGCGGGAGTTGCGGGCCAGGATCGAACAGCGCAAGGCCGAGAAGGAAGGGCCGGTCGAGGCGGGCGCCAAGCTCAGCGGCACGGCGGCCGATCTGCTCGCGGCGGTACGGGCCGTGGAGAGCGGTACGACGTCGGGCAGCGCGTTCTTCGAGGCGCCGGAGCCCGCGCCCCGGCGGCCCGAGCCCACGGCCGCGGCTTCGTCTGCGGCTGGGGCTGGGGCTGGGGCTGGGGCTGGGGCTGGGGCTGGGGCTGCGCAGATCGCGACGGCGCCGGCCACGACGGTGCGGCCCGCGGTCAAGGGGCCGTCGGCCGCCCCCGAGACGCTGGCCGCCGTGCGGGAGGTCCTCGCGCGCGGTGGGGCGCCCGAGTCGCTGACCAGGCAGGTCGCCACGGTGCTCGGCGAGGGCGCCGCCGAGGCGCTCCGCGAGGACCCCTGGCGCCTGCTTTCGGTGCCCGGGGTCCAGCCGGAGCACGCGGACGGCTTCGCCCGGGCCCTGCTCGGTGCCGAGTGCGGCCCCGGCGATCCGCGCCGGGCCGTCGCCCTGGTGGCCTGGCTGCTGGAGCGGGCCGCGCTGAAGGGGCACACGGCCCTGGAGGACACGGACGTGCGGGCCGGACTCGCCAAGCTGTCGGTGCCGGACCCGGACGAGGCCGTCCGGGAGGCGGTCTCCGAGGGCGCGGTGCTGGTGTTCCAGGAGGAGGAGCCCGGGGACGAGGGCGTGGAGGAGCCCGAGGAGGGGGTCGAGGGCGAGGGCGGGGAGACTGCCGTCCCGGAGGGCCCCGGCGTTCCCGTCCTGCTCGGCCTCGACCGGTACGCCCTCGCGGAGGAGAGCCTGGCCGACGGCCTCGCCCGGCTGGTCAAGACCGTCACCCCGGAGACCTGGGAGGGCCCGGAGCTGGTCCGCGCGGCGGGGGCGAACGGCCTGGTCCTGCACACCGGCGGCGAGGCCGCCCGCAGCGAGCCGGTCGCGCTCGCCGCGGCCGCCCGGGAGCGTGGCCTGCGGGTCGCGCTGGCGGTGCACAGCGAGAACGGGGTGCGTCGCCTCGGCGCGCCCGCGCTCACGGTCGCGGCCCTGCTGTCCGGCGCGGCCGGACCGGGCCGCGACGAGGAGGGCGCCCTCGCCTTGGACGTGCTGGTCGTCCTCGACGCGCCGCAGCTGGACGTCGAGAGCGCCGCGATGCTCGTGGAGTCCCTGCCCGACGGCTGCCGTCTGGTGCTCAGCGGCGACCCCGGTGTCCTCGGGTCCGCGGGCGCGGGCCGGGTGTTCGCGGACGTGCTGGCGGCCCGGGTGTGCCCGCAGATCGCCTCCCGCGTTCCCGACCCCGGTCCGATCGGCGAGCTGGTCTCGGGCATCGGCATCGGCGAGCTGAACCAGGTGGACGCCCCCGGCAAGGAGGTCGTGATCGTCCCCGTCCGGGACGCGGGCGAGGCCGTGCACCGCACGGTCCAGCTGGTCGCCGACTCCGTTCCGCGGGCGATCGGCGTGCCGGCCGAGCAGACGCAGGTGATCACGGTCGGCCACGGCGGCTCGGCGGGCACCCGCGCGCTGAACGCGGCGCTGAAGCAGCGCCTCAACCCCGGCCCCGGCCGCTTCGGCGGTTTCGACCCGGGTGACCGGGTGGCGTATGTGCCGGCCCCGGGGCGGACGGTGACCGGGACGGTCGTCTCCGCCGACGCGGAGGGCCTGTGGCTGGAGTGCGCGGGCGAGAAGCTCGTCGTACCGAAGGAGCGGGTGGAGTCGGCGCTGCGGCACGGCTGGGCGCTCACCGCGCACCAGGCGGCCGGGATGCGCTGGCCCGCCGCGGTCGTGGTGCTGCCGGGCGACGCGGCCCAGGGCCTGAGCCGGGCCTGGGTGTACACGGCCTTCGGCCGGGGCGAGCGTCATCTGTCGGTCGTCCACGGCGTGGACCAGGCGCTGCCGCGTGCGGTGGCCGAAGGCGCGTCCCAGGACCGTACGACCCGGCTGCGACCGCTCCTGGAGACCCTCCTGGCGGCCTCGGAGGACTGA
- a CDS encoding aldo/keto reductase, producing MEQRHLGRTGLRVSRIGLGTLTWGRDTDEHDAADQLKAFWEAGGTLVDTADVYGGGEAEFLLGQLMERLVPRRELVVSTKAGSVPDPDRRMDGSRGHLLAALDASLARLGTDHVDLWQLHAFDPHTPLEESLQALDIAVSSGRARYVGVSNFCGWQLAKAGTWQLGAVGAARTRLAATQMEYSLLQRGVEREVLPAALDLGIGLLPSSPLGRGVLTGKYRHGTPTDSRGGSETMAPFVEPYLDEAASRIVDAVATAADGLAATPLQVALAWVRDRPGVTAPIVGARNAQQLTAALSVESLSLPDEICRALDDVSAPVHRYPDQDWSTL from the coding sequence ATGGAGCAGAGGCATCTCGGCCGTACCGGCCTGCGCGTGTCCCGGATCGGGCTCGGCACCCTCACCTGGGGCCGGGACACCGACGAGCATGACGCCGCCGACCAGTTGAAGGCGTTCTGGGAAGCGGGCGGCACGCTGGTCGACACCGCGGACGTGTACGGCGGGGGCGAGGCCGAGTTCCTGCTCGGGCAACTCATGGAGCGGCTGGTGCCACGGCGTGAGCTGGTCGTCTCCACGAAGGCGGGCAGCGTGCCCGACCCCGACCGGCGGATGGACGGCTCGCGCGGCCATCTGCTGGCCGCGCTCGACGCCTCACTGGCCCGCCTCGGCACCGACCACGTGGATCTGTGGCAGCTGCACGCATTCGATCCCCACACCCCTCTCGAGGAGTCCCTCCAGGCCCTGGACATCGCCGTGAGCAGCGGGCGGGCCCGGTATGTGGGGGTGTCGAACTTCTGCGGGTGGCAGCTGGCGAAGGCCGGCACCTGGCAGCTCGGCGCGGTGGGCGCGGCGCGGACGCGGCTGGCGGCGACGCAGATGGAGTACTCGCTGCTGCAGCGGGGCGTCGAGCGGGAGGTGCTGCCCGCCGCGCTGGACCTGGGGATAGGACTGCTGCCGTCCTCGCCGCTGGGACGCGGGGTGCTGACGGGCAAGTACCGGCACGGCACCCCGACGGACTCACGGGGCGGCTCGGAGACCATGGCGCCGTTCGTGGAGCCGTATCTGGACGAGGCCGCGAGCCGGATCGTGGACGCGGTCGCGACGGCGGCGGACGGGCTGGCGGCGACGCCGCTCCAGGTGGCGCTCGCGTGGGTCCGCGACCGGCCGGGGGTGACCGCGCCGATCGTCGGCGCGCGCAACGCGCAGCAGCTCACGGCCGCTTTGTCAGTGGAGAGCCTTAGTCTTCCTGACGAGATCTGCCGGGCGCTCGACGATGTGTCGGCGCCCGTGCACCGCTATCCGGATCAGGACTGGAGCACCCTGTGA
- a CDS encoding LLM class F420-dependent oxidoreductase — MRLGINLGYWGAGMDGDNLAVAQEADRLGYDVCWAAEAYGSDAPTVLAWVAAKTERIDVGSAIMQIPARQPAMTAMTAATLDSLSGGRFRLGLGVSGPQVSEGWYGVKFDKPLARTREYVEIVRKAMSRERLTYEGQHWTLPLPGGPGKPIKLTVHPQREHIPLYIAAIGPKNLEQTGEIADGALLIFPSAEHLEETALRPLRAGREKAGLTMEGFDVHPTLPIALGDDIDALADIFRPYTALYVGGMGSRKQNFYNQLAQRMGYEKQAAEIQDKYLSGDKTGAAAAVPRQLIDQTTLLGSVDRIADRMKAYAEAGVTTLTLAPAGFTLDERVAALRAGTEALERAGLG; from the coding sequence ATGCGGCTCGGCATCAACCTCGGCTACTGGGGCGCCGGCATGGACGGCGACAATCTCGCCGTCGCCCAGGAGGCGGACCGCCTCGGCTACGACGTCTGCTGGGCCGCCGAGGCCTACGGCTCCGACGCGCCCACGGTGCTCGCCTGGGTGGCCGCCAAGACCGAGCGGATCGACGTCGGCTCCGCGATCATGCAGATCCCGGCGCGCCAGCCCGCCATGACCGCGATGACAGCCGCCACCCTCGACTCGCTCTCCGGCGGCCGGTTCCGCCTGGGACTCGGCGTGTCGGGCCCGCAGGTCTCCGAGGGCTGGTACGGCGTCAAGTTCGACAAGCCGCTCGCCCGCACCCGCGAGTACGTCGAGATCGTCCGCAAGGCCATGTCCCGTGAGCGCCTCACGTACGAGGGGCAGCACTGGACCCTCCCGCTGCCGGGCGGCCCGGGCAAGCCCATCAAGCTCACCGTCCACCCGCAGCGCGAGCACATCCCGCTCTACATCGCCGCGATCGGACCGAAGAACCTGGAGCAGACCGGCGAGATCGCCGACGGCGCGCTGCTGATCTTCCCCTCCGCCGAGCACCTGGAGGAGACCGCGCTGCGGCCGCTGCGCGCGGGCCGCGAGAAGGCCGGGCTGACCATGGAGGGCTTCGACGTCCACCCCACCCTCCCGATCGCCCTCGGCGACGACATCGACGCCCTCGCCGACATCTTCCGCCCGTACACCGCCCTGTACGTCGGCGGCATGGGCAGCCGCAAGCAGAACTTCTACAACCAGCTCGCCCAGCGCATGGGGTACGAGAAGCAGGCCGCCGAGATCCAGGACAAGTACCTGTCCGGCGACAAGACGGGCGCCGCGGCCGCCGTACCGCGGCAGCTGATCGACCAGACCACCCTGCTCGGCTCCGTCGACCGGATCGCCGACCGGATGAAGGCCTACGCCGAGGCCGGTGTCACGACCCTGACCCTCGCCCCGGCCGGCTTCACCCTCGACGAGCGGGTGGCGGCGCTGCGGGCGGGCACGGAGGCCCTGGAGCGGGCCGGTCTCGGCTGA
- a CDS encoding ferritin-like domain-containing protein, translating to MLTAKSLFQEIIDNDESFQLFCSIAASGEAQGGWENARIAALVAPGMRELAPKITRHGADEDKHGRIFNALMKKRGLQPVPVPPDTDYTMLLEQRGIGLAHDKLRRDEPLSERDIIVYLAHSRVTEERAASQMEMLVKHFGDHPELGKAIRMICDDEDNHLAYCHEELLRLAYAGHGRLIQRTLRESALAEIRVYRDVSLAVMSHMGRILGWPKPKAAVLAAGIHGMYAYERAAGWRRMVDLKMPERRNALGGPATPAPAF from the coding sequence ATGCTCACGGCCAAGAGCCTGTTCCAGGAAATCATCGACAACGACGAGTCCTTCCAGCTCTTCTGTTCCATCGCCGCCAGCGGCGAGGCCCAGGGAGGCTGGGAGAACGCCCGGATCGCGGCCCTCGTCGCGCCCGGGATGCGGGAGCTGGCCCCCAAGATCACCCGGCACGGCGCCGACGAGGACAAGCACGGCCGGATCTTCAACGCGTTGATGAAGAAGCGCGGCCTGCAGCCCGTACCGGTGCCGCCCGACACCGACTACACGATGCTCCTCGAACAGCGAGGCATCGGCCTCGCCCACGACAAGCTCCGCCGCGACGAACCCCTCAGCGAGCGGGACATCATCGTCTACCTCGCCCACAGCAGGGTCACCGAGGAGCGCGCCGCGAGCCAGATGGAGATGCTCGTGAAGCACTTCGGGGACCACCCCGAGCTGGGCAAGGCCATCCGGATGATCTGCGACGACGAGGACAACCACCTTGCCTACTGCCACGAGGAGCTGCTGCGCCTCGCGTACGCCGGACACGGCCGGCTCATCCAGCGCACCCTGCGCGAGTCCGCCCTGGCCGAGATCCGGGTCTACCGCGACGTCAGCCTCGCCGTGATGAGCCACATGGGCCGCATCCTCGGCTGGCCCAAGCCGAAGGCGGCCGTGCTCGCCGCCGGCATCCACGGCATGTACGCGTACGAACGGGCGGCCGGCTGGCGCAGGATGGTCGACCTCAAGATGCCCGAGCGGCGCAACGCGCTGGGCGGACCCGCGACCCCGGCCCCCGCGTTCTGA
- the corA gene encoding magnesium/cobalt transporter CorA — MRRVIVDCALYKNGVRADGPADLSDALDEARASGDAFLWLGLYEPTEAEFDHVSAEFALHPLAVEDALKAHQRPKLEVYDDSLFVVLKPVTYEPESDRVSSGDVMVFMGDSFVVTVRHGEGAPLTAVRRRLEAEPEVLRHGPTAVLYAISDEVVDHYIDVAGELQVDLEELEADVFAPAGGNPANTAARIYTAKRQVLEFRRASSPLGTPMEKLAAGTVPFVSTAAKPFFRDVSDHLIRATEQVEGLDRLLSDVLSAHLAQMGVRQNDDMRKISAWAAMAAVPTMVAGIYGMNFDHMPELHWVWSYPAVILMMVGFEFGLYRLFKRRGWM; from the coding sequence ATACGGCGCGTGATCGTGGACTGCGCCCTCTACAAGAACGGCGTTCGTGCCGACGGCCCCGCCGACCTGTCCGACGCGCTGGACGAGGCGAGGGCGAGCGGCGACGCCTTCCTGTGGTTGGGGCTCTACGAGCCGACCGAAGCGGAGTTCGACCATGTCTCGGCCGAGTTCGCGCTGCACCCGCTGGCCGTCGAGGACGCCCTGAAGGCCCATCAGCGGCCGAAACTGGAGGTCTACGACGACTCGCTCTTCGTCGTCCTCAAGCCGGTGACGTACGAGCCGGAGAGCGACCGGGTCTCCTCGGGCGACGTGATGGTCTTCATGGGCGATTCGTTCGTGGTGACGGTCCGGCACGGCGAGGGCGCGCCGCTCACGGCGGTGCGGCGCCGGCTGGAGGCGGAGCCGGAGGTGCTGCGGCACGGTCCGACAGCCGTCCTGTACGCGATCAGCGACGAGGTCGTGGACCACTACATCGACGTGGCGGGCGAGCTCCAGGTCGACCTGGAGGAGCTGGAGGCCGATGTGTTCGCCCCGGCGGGCGGCAACCCGGCGAACACCGCGGCGCGGATCTACACCGCCAAGCGCCAGGTACTGGAGTTCCGCCGGGCGAGCAGCCCTCTGGGCACGCCGATGGAGAAGCTCGCCGCCGGGACCGTGCCGTTCGTGAGCACCGCGGCGAAGCCGTTCTTCCGGGACGTCAGCGACCATCTGATCCGCGCCACCGAGCAGGTGGAGGGGCTCGACCGGCTGCTCTCGGACGTGCTGTCGGCGCATCTGGCGCAGATGGGGGTGCGCCAGAACGACGACATGCGCAAGATCTCGGCGTGGGCGGCCATGGCCGCGGTCCCCACGATGGTCGCGGGGATCTACGGCATGAACTTCGACCACATGCCGGAGCTGCACTGGGTGTGGTCGTATCCGGCGGTGATCCTGATGATGGTGGGGTTCGAGTTCGGTCTGTACCGGCTGTTCAAGCGGCGCGGCTGGATGTAG
- a CDS encoding histidine phosphatase family protein → MATLILVRHGRSTANTSGVLAGRMPGVALDERGAAQAAALPGRLAGVPLAAVVTSPLQRCRETLRPLLDARPGLPLHTDERISECDYGDWSGRKLAELSDEPLMEIVQAHASAAAFPGGESMRAMQTRAVDAVRDWNARIEAEHGEDAVYAMCSHGDVIKSIVADALGMHLDLFQRIHVDPCSVTVIRYTRLRPFLVRLGDTGDFAALAPRETGDAGGTGTGTGSGTGSGAAEVGGGAGAP, encoded by the coding sequence ATGGCCACGCTGATCCTCGTCCGTCACGGACGCTCGACCGCCAACACCTCAGGGGTCCTCGCCGGACGGATGCCCGGGGTCGCCCTCGACGAGCGGGGCGCCGCGCAGGCGGCCGCCCTGCCCGGGCGCCTGGCCGGGGTGCCGCTCGCCGCCGTCGTCACCAGCCCGCTGCAGCGCTGCCGCGAGACCCTGCGGCCCCTCCTCGACGCCCGCCCCGGGCTGCCGCTCCACACGGACGAGCGGATCAGCGAGTGCGACTACGGCGACTGGTCCGGGCGCAAGCTCGCCGAGCTGAGCGACGAGCCCCTGATGGAGATCGTCCAGGCCCACGCCTCCGCCGCGGCCTTCCCCGGCGGCGAGTCGATGCGCGCGATGCAGACACGGGCGGTGGACGCCGTACGGGACTGGAACGCGCGGATCGAGGCCGAACACGGTGAGGACGCCGTCTACGCGATGTGCTCGCACGGCGATGTCATCAAGTCGATCGTCGCCGACGCCCTCGGCATGCACCTCGACCTCTTCCAGCGCATCCACGTCGACCCCTGCTCCGTCACCGTCATCCGCTACACGCGGCTGCGCCCCTTCCTCGTACGCCTCGGCGACACGGGCGACTTCGCCGCCCTCGCTCCCCGGGAGACCGGTGACGCCGGCGGGACGGGCACCGGAACGGGCAGCGGAACGGGCAGCGGGGCCGCGGAGGTCGGCGGCGGCGCGGGCGCACCGTGA
- a CDS encoding DUF3090 domain-containing protein, protein MSRQVFLYDPPERFVAGTVGLPGRRTFFLQASAAGRVTSVALEKTQVAALAERIDELLDEVVRRTGGNAPVPAVAPADITDTAPLDVPVEEEFRVGTMALAWDGEEQRMIVEAQALVELDAESEEDLAAAEERLLQDEENGPPMLRVRLTGAQARAFAKRALDVVNAGRPPCPLCSLPLDPEGHVCPRQNGYRRGA, encoded by the coding sequence GTGTCCCGTCAGGTGTTCCTCTACGACCCACCGGAGCGTTTCGTGGCCGGCACGGTCGGGCTGCCTGGCCGCCGTACGTTCTTCCTGCAGGCGTCCGCGGCGGGCCGGGTCACCAGCGTGGCCCTGGAGAAGACCCAGGTCGCCGCGCTCGCCGAGCGGATCGACGAACTCCTCGACGAGGTCGTGCGCCGCACCGGCGGCAACGCCCCCGTCCCGGCCGTCGCCCCCGCCGACATCACGGACACCGCCCCGCTCGACGTCCCGGTCGAGGAGGAGTTCCGCGTCGGCACCATGGCCCTCGCCTGGGACGGTGAGGAACAGCGCATGATCGTCGAGGCCCAGGCGCTCGTCGAACTCGACGCCGAGTCCGAGGAGGACCTCGCCGCGGCCGAGGAACGGCTCCTCCAGGACGAGGAGAACGGGCCGCCGATGCTGCGGGTCCGCCTCACCGGCGCCCAGGCCAGGGCCTTCGCCAAGCGCGCTCTCGACGTCGTCAACGCCGGCCGTCCCCCGTGCCCGCTGTGCAGCCTGCCGCTCGACCCCGAGGGGCACGTGTGCCCGCGCCAGAACGGATACCGGCGCGGAGCATGA
- a CDS encoding SCO1664 family protein: MPAPERIPARSMSGPDSRAVVDLLTRGELTVRGQVREASNAVLLCSVAHDGEEAACVYKPVAGERPLWDFPDGTLAQREVAAYELSEATGWGLVPPTVLREGPYGEGMVQLWIDADPGASLLALTEDEEAGEGWKAVGPAQVGEDRTALLVHADSPALRRMAVLDAVINNGDRKGGHLLPAPGGHLYGIDHGVTFHVDDKLRTLLWGWAGEKLPAEAAEVLERLDGALAPGTPLATRLAQLLTAAEVDALRGRVTTLRTTGRHPEPSGQWPAIPWPPV, encoded by the coding sequence GTGCCCGCGCCAGAACGGATACCGGCGCGGAGCATGAGCGGTCCCGACAGCCGGGCGGTCGTCGACCTGCTCACCCGGGGGGAGCTGACCGTCCGCGGCCAGGTCCGCGAGGCGTCCAACGCGGTGCTCCTGTGCTCCGTCGCCCACGACGGCGAGGAGGCCGCCTGCGTCTACAAGCCGGTCGCGGGCGAGCGCCCGCTGTGGGACTTCCCCGACGGCACCCTCGCCCAGCGCGAGGTCGCCGCCTACGAGCTCTCCGAGGCCACGGGCTGGGGGCTCGTACCGCCCACCGTGCTGCGCGAGGGGCCGTACGGCGAGGGCATGGTCCAGCTCTGGATCGATGCCGACCCCGGGGCGAGCCTGCTCGCGCTCACCGAGGACGAGGAGGCGGGGGAAGGGTGGAAGGCCGTCGGCCCCGCCCAGGTCGGCGAGGACCGCACCGCGCTCCTCGTGCACGCCGACAGCCCCGCACTGCGCCGTATGGCCGTCCTGGACGCCGTCATCAACAACGGCGACCGCAAGGGCGGGCACCTGCTGCCCGCACCGGGCGGCCACCTCTACGGCATCGACCACGGCGTGACCTTCCACGTGGACGACAAGCTGCGCACCCTCCTGTGGGGCTGGGCGGGCGAGAAGCTGCCCGCCGAGGCCGCCGAGGTCCTCGAACGGCTCGACGGCGCCCTGGCCCCCGGCACCCCGCTCGCCACCCGGCTGGCCCAGTTGCTCACCGCGGCCGAGGTGGACGCCCTGCGCGGCCGGGTCACCACGCTCCGCACGACCGGCCGGCACCCGGAGCCCTCGGGGCAGTGGCCTGCGATCCCCTGGCCACCGGTCTGA
- the mshC gene encoding cysteine--1-D-myo-inosityl 2-amino-2-deoxy-alpha-D-glucopyranoside ligase: MHAWPASEVPALPGKGRDLRIHDTATGGRVTLAPGPVARIYVCGITPYDATHMGHAATYNAFDLVQRVWLDTKRQVHYVQNVTDVDDPLLERAIRDGIDWVGLAERETALFREDMTALRMLPPQHYIGAVEAIPGIVPLVERLRDSGAAYELDGDIYFSVEADPHFGNVSNYDTALMRHLSAERGGDPDRPGKKNPLDPMLWMAAREGEPSWDGASLGPGRPGWHIECVAIALDHLGMGFDVQGGGSDLIFPHHEMGASHAQALTGEFPMAKAYVHAGMVALHGEKMSKSKGNLVFVSALRRQGVDPAAIRLALLSHHYRADWEWTDQVLQDAVERLGRWRAAVSRPDGPSADGLVEEIREALADDLDAPAALAAVDRWAARQNAEGGTDESAPGLASRAVDALLGVAL, encoded by the coding sequence ATGCATGCCTGGCCCGCTTCTGAGGTCCCCGCCCTGCCCGGCAAGGGCCGCGACCTCCGGATCCACGACACCGCGACCGGCGGACGAGTGACCCTCGCCCCCGGCCCCGTCGCCCGTATCTACGTCTGCGGCATCACGCCGTACGACGCGACCCACATGGGTCACGCGGCGACCTACAACGCGTTCGACCTCGTTCAGCGCGTGTGGCTCGACACCAAGCGGCAGGTCCACTACGTCCAGAACGTGACCGACGTCGACGATCCGCTCCTCGAACGGGCGATCCGCGACGGCATCGACTGGGTCGGCCTCGCCGAGCGCGAGACCGCCCTCTTCCGCGAGGACATGACCGCCCTGCGGATGCTGCCGCCGCAGCACTACATCGGCGCGGTCGAGGCCATACCCGGCATCGTGCCGCTCGTCGAGCGGCTGCGGGACTCCGGCGCGGCCTACGAGCTGGACGGCGACATCTACTTCTCCGTCGAGGCCGACCCGCACTTCGGGAACGTGTCGAACTACGACACCGCGCTCATGCGCCACCTTTCCGCCGAGCGCGGCGGCGACCCGGACCGCCCGGGCAAGAAGAACCCGCTCGACCCGATGCTGTGGATGGCCGCCCGTGAGGGCGAGCCCAGCTGGGACGGCGCCAGCCTCGGGCCCGGCCGCCCCGGCTGGCACATCGAGTGCGTCGCCATCGCGCTCGACCACCTGGGCATGGGCTTCGACGTCCAGGGCGGCGGCTCCGACCTGATCTTCCCGCACCACGAGATGGGCGCCTCCCACGCCCAGGCCCTGACCGGCGAGTTCCCCATGGCCAAGGCGTACGTCCACGCCGGCATGGTCGCCCTGCACGGCGAGAAGATGTCCAAGTCCAAGGGCAACCTGGTCTTCGTCTCCGCGCTGCGCCGCCAGGGCGTCGACCCGGCCGCGATCCGCCTCGCGCTCCTCTCGCACCACTACCGCGCCGACTGGGAGTGGACCGACCAGGTCCTCCAGGACGCCGTGGAGCGCCTGGGTCGCTGGCGCGCCGCCGTCTCCCGCCCCGACGGCCCGTCCGCGGACGGGCTCGTCGAGGAGATCCGCGAGGCGCTCGCCGACGACCTCGACGCACCGGCCGCGCTCGCCGCCGTCGACCGCTGGGCCGCTCGGCAGAACGCCGAGGGGGGTACGGACGAGTCCGCGCCCGGTCTCGCCTCCCGTGCCGTCGACGCACTTCTGGGTGTCGCTCTCTAG